GCAAAAAGTGAGGTGAAATAAATGGTGATTCGTTTTGCTCTGGCGAAAGGACGGGTGGCTAAAAAAGCCATTGAACTGTTAATTGATTTAGGTTATGTTTTTGAAGATTATTCTGAAAAAAGCCGAAAACTGATCTTCACTGATACCACTGGCGCGATTGAATTTTTTCTTGTCAAATCTCCTGACGTGCCGACTTATGTTGAAAAAGGTGCTGCCGATATTGGTATTGTGGGAAAAGATGTGTTGCTGGAACATCCGGCCCAGGTCTATGAAATGTTAAACTTGAATATTGGCAGATGTAAAATGTGTGTTGCCGGTTTTGAAAATCAACCTGTTCCTTATGGAAAAAAAATGGTGGTTGGCACCAAATATCCGGTAATCGCCAAAGATTACTTTCATGCCAAAAATCAATCTGTGGACATCATCAAAATCAATGGTTCCGTGGAACTCGCTCCCCTTATTGGTCTGGCCGATTGTATCGTCGATATTGTTGAAAGTGGCAGTACCCTAAAAGAAAATGGTTTGTCCGTTTTGGCCGAAATTTGTGATATCAGTTCCCGACTGATTGTCAACCAGGTTAGTCTAAAAACCAAACGAGAAATGATTGACCCCATTATTAAGGCCTTTGAAAACCAATTATAAGCAAGCCGCTTTTTATTGACAACTTTCGGCTAAACGATAAAAACGCACAATCATTGGCATTTAGCTTATAACTTAGAGAGGATTAAAATGAAAACACTATTATATCAAAAAGAAATGGATCTTGACACCATTTTGAGACGTAATGAAAACGAACAAGATGATATTCGCAATGCCGTCCTGGAAATCATCAAAGGTGTTAAGAATGATGGCAACGCCGCACTTTTATATTATACGCAAGCTCTCGATCACTGCAAGCTTACCCGGCTGCGCGTTTCTGAGACGGAAATTGATGAGGCTTTCACCCTTGTCCCCGATGAGCTTTTGACTATTATGAGAGAAGCAGCCGAAAACATTCGTGCTTTTCACGAAAAACAACTGGAAACCACCTGGACCTATTCCCCCAAACCGGGA
This is a stretch of genomic DNA from Acetobacterium woodii DSM 1030. It encodes these proteins:
- the hisG gene encoding ATP phosphoribosyltransferase codes for the protein MVIRFALAKGRVAKKAIELLIDLGYVFEDYSEKSRKLIFTDTTGAIEFFLVKSPDVPTYVEKGAADIGIVGKDVLLEHPAQVYEMLNLNIGRCKMCVAGFENQPVPYGKKMVVGTKYPVIAKDYFHAKNQSVDIIKINGSVELAPLIGLADCIVDIVESGSTLKENGLSVLAEICDISSRLIVNQVSLKTKREMIDPIIKAFENQL